The genomic window TCAAGAGATGCAGCCTTTTTGGAAGCGAACGCTCGAGTGCGACAGAAGCTCCTAGAAATTGCTGGAGCCACTTCTACCCATGTCTGTGTACCCTTACAGGGCAGTGGAACCTTTGCAGTTGAAGCTGCGCTGGGAACCTTGATTCCCCGATCAGGTAAGGCCTTGGTACTGGTCAATGGGGCCTATGGTCAGCGTATGACTAAGATGCTTGGCTATATGCAGAGGGCTTTTGTCGTTCAGGAAACGTCGGAAGATTCACCACCTGATCCAGAAGCTCTGCAGCAGGCACTTGCAAACGATCCTTCGATCACCCATGTGCTAGCTGTTCATTGTGAGACAACCTCTGGAATCCTCAATCCAGTGGAGCAGATTGCTGAGATCGTTGCCCAGCAGAAGCGTGCACTACTCATTGATGCGATGAGTACTTTCGGAGCCATTCCCCTGAATGCTCAGCAGTTACAGTTCGATGCCGTGATGGCCTCTTCCAACAAGTGTTTGGAAGGTGTGCCGGGGATGGGCTATGCGATTATCCGTAGGGAGAAACTAGAACAGAGCAAAGGCAATGCGCATTCGCTAAGCTTGGACTTGTACGATCAGTGGCAGACCATGGAAGCCAGCTCCCAATGGCGCTTCACCCCACCAACCCATGTTTTGATTGCCTTTGACAAGGCGATCGAACAATTTGAGAAAGAAGGGGGTGTGGCAGGACGCAACGCACGTTATTCAGAGAATTGCCGAACTCTTGTTTCTGGAATGGCAGATCTAGGTTTTGAACCTCTGTTGCCACCCGAGCGACAAGCTCCAATCATTGTTACCTTCCGGATGCCTGCTGATCCTGCCTTTGATTTCCAAACGTTTTATGATCGGGTTAAGGAGTGTGGCTACATCCTTTATCCTGGAAAACTGACCGTTGCTCCGAGTTTTCGAGTGGGCTGCATTGGTCATCTCCAGCCGATAGATATGCAGGCTGCAGTAGATGTGATGAAATCTATTCTAGTAGAAATGGGTGTTGCTAGCGGCAAGCCTGCTTAAAGTGTTTAACTTGTAAGAATGATGCCAATGAATTCACCACTAACTGTAAACGGTAGAGAATATTCTTGGCCTCAGCAACCGCTGGTGGCTGTCTGTATCGATGGGTCCCAACCGGAGTACATCGAAGAAGCGATCGCAGGGGGCCACATGCCCTTCACACAAAAAATGCTGGAATCTGGTACGGACTTGCGTGGACATAGTGTC from SAR324 cluster bacterium includes these protein-coding regions:
- a CDS encoding 2-aminoethylphosphonate--pyruvate transaminase, whose translation is MSLTPDDPRLLTPGPLTTSHETKEAMLYDWGSRDAAFLEANARVRQKLLEIAGATSTHVCVPLQGSGTFAVEAALGTLIPRSGKALVLVNGAYGQRMTKMLGYMQRAFVVQETSEDSPPDPEALQQALANDPSITHVLAVHCETTSGILNPVEQIAEIVAQQKRALLIDAMSTFGAIPLNAQQLQFDAVMASSNKCLEGVPGMGYAIIRREKLEQSKGNAHSLSLDLYDQWQTMEASSQWRFTPPTHVLIAFDKAIEQFEKEGGVAGRNARYSENCRTLVSGMADLGFEPLLPPERQAPIIVTFRMPADPAFDFQTFYDRVKECGYILYPGKLTVAPSFRVGCIGHLQPIDMQAAVDVMKSILVEMGVASGKPA